A region of the Bacillus sp. NP247 genome:
CTCTTCGATGTCCACAATGTGAGCTTCTTGATTAAGAAGAGAAAAGAGCTGTTGTTCTTTATCGTAATGATGCAACAATTGTGCGTTCAATAATTTAAAATCGTTATAGTACATAGGTGCGATAGTTTCGTCGTTCTCAATTCTGTTTTTTAGCCAAGGTAGAAAAAATCCACTTAGCCAATTATCATCGGCAATGAGATGCGTATAATAGCCTAAAAGAAAAGGGGAGTCTATATGCTCTTCATATTTATGAATAAATGATTCGTAATCTATTCTTCTTGTATAGTTTTTCGTTGTACCAGCGTAAAAATGTGAAGTTCCTTTTTCTTCTTTTGAATGAACAGCATCAGGAGCTACACCACCAAGTAAGAAAGAAGTTTTATCTTGAATAGAAAGTTTCTTAGCAATACCGTTAGCGATAATAACATGCATAATTCGTGATCCCATGAATAACACCTCTATTTCAAGTATTCACTTTAGGGAGCTGTCTGAACGTTTAGTATTACTTTCCCTGTACTTTGTCTACTTTCGACCCATTCATGTGCTTTCCCTGCGTCTTGAAGAGGAAAAGATTTCGTAGCTTTAATTTGCAACCTGCCATCGCGTAAATAACGGAAAACTTGATTCGCAGTTTCTTGAAGCAATTCAGGACGTTTTTTCCGTGTAGTGCCAAAGCTGAAACCGAGTATAGAACGGCAACTTGCGTGTAAATCTTTCGTTTGAAAATTACCAACTTCTCGGCTAGCATTGCCGAAATGGACGAGACGACCGTAATAAGCAAGGCATTCTAAACTTTTTTCGGACACAGTACCAGAAATAGAATCTAAAACAATATTAACGCCTTCTCCGTGTGTAAGCTGAGTTATCCTCTCTACAAAATCTTCATCTTGATGACAAATAACATAATCAGCGCCAGCATCTAAAGCGATTTTTCGTTTTGCTTTACTTCCAACAGTGCCGATAACTTTTCCAGCCCCTAATAGTTTTGCAAGTTGAATCGCTGTAGTACCAATTCCGCCAGCCGCTGCATGGATTAGTACAGAC
Encoded here:
- a CDS encoding zinc dependent phospholipase C family protein; its protein translation is MGSRIMHVIIANGIAKKLSIQDKTSFLLGGVAPDAVHSKEEKGTSHFYAGTTKNYTRRIDYESFIHKYEEHIDSPFLLGYYTHLIADDNWLSGFFLPWLKNRIENDETIAPMYYNDFKLLNAQLLHHYDKEQQLFSLLNQEAHIVDIEEVSKEKVLAFRKYLFEDMLYPEQHLYEDLQVFTFDQIVGYIETAIEKGTFFIKQLSNEKSTSNI
- a CDS encoding quinone oxidoreductase, coding for MKAIVVTSFGGPEVLKYTDMDIPTISDNQVLIRVVATSVNFADIKSRYGKKGNKVLPFIPGIDAAGIVEHVGSHVKNIYPGQRVIAFPQNGSYADYVVANENLTFVLPDEVDFQTAAACPIVSFTSYNLLANVARIQQGESVLIHAAAGGIGTTAIQLAKLLGAGKVIGTVGSKAKRKIALDAGADYVICHQDEDFVERITQLTHGEGVNIVLDSISGTVSEKSLECLAYYGRLVHFGNASREVGNFQTKDLHASCRSILGFSFGTTRKKRPELLQETANQVFRYLRDGRLQIKATKSFPLQDAGKAHEWVESRQSTGKVILNVQTAP